In Parachlamydia acanthamoebae, the DNA window CTGACTCGTAATCTTTTTCAATTTCTTGAAAATTTTTACCTTCTAATTCAGTATCTTTAAAATTAATAGTAATAGACCATCCGGGATTATCAATTGTTTCAATATGTATGCCACATTTATGCTCCCAATCTCCATCGCACTGATTATTATACCATTCTAAGATCCACAAAAAATCATCTTTCATAAAAATCCTTTACCTTTGAATCCTCCTCTATTTCAGCGGACCTGACTCCCCCTGGACAAGACGCTTCATGAACGTGAGGTGCATCTATGTGTTAGTCTATAAATTTCGTAATGACTTATTCCAGTTAGAGGATTTTTTTCTAATCTCCTAGCCTGGCGATCAAAATTTTTAAAACAAACTCTTTTGAGGCCATAAGGACTTCA includes these proteins:
- a CDS encoding immunity 53 family protein codes for the protein MKDDFLWILEWYNNQCDGDWEHKCGIHIETIDNPGWSITINFKDTELEGKNFQEIEKDYESANDWLICFVKNSKFEGRCAPLKLPEVLHIFREWVGPRIYPTDVPHN